In Cololabis saira isolate AMF1-May2022 chromosome 1, fColSai1.1, whole genome shotgun sequence, the following proteins share a genomic window:
- the LOC133448548 gene encoding histone H4: protein MSGRGKGGKGLGKGGAKRHRKVLRDNIQGITKPAIRRLARRGGVKRISGLIYEETRGVLKVFLENVIRDAVTYTEHAKRKTVTAMDVVYALKRQGRTLYGFGG, encoded by the coding sequence ATGAGCGGacgaggaaaaggaggaaagggtCTCGGTAAAGGAGGCGCTAAGCGTCACCGTAAAGTCCTCCGTGACAACATCCAGGGAATCACCAAACCCGCCATCCGCCGTCTGGCTCGCCGCGGGGGGGTGAAGCGTATCTCCGGTCTGATCTACGAGGAGACCCGCGGTGTGCTCAAGGTCTTCCTGGAGAACGTGATCCGTGATGCCGTCACCTACACCGAGCACGCAAAGAGGAAGACGGTGACCGCCATGGATGTGGTGTACGCGCTCAAGAGACAGGGACGCACCCTGTACGGATTCGGGGGTTAA
- the LOC133443753 gene encoding histone H2B-like, with protein MPEPAKSAPVLPGKGSKKAVTKTAGKGGKKRRKSRKESYAIYVYKVLKQVHPDTGISSKAMGIMNSFVNDIFERIGSEASRLAHYNKRSTITSREIQTAVRLLLPGELAKHAVSEGTKAVTKYTSSK; from the exons ATGCCTGAACCCGCCAAGTCCGCGCCAGTGTTGCCAGGT AAGGGCTCCAAGAAAGCCGTGACCAAGACCGCGGGGAAAGGCGGCAAGAAGAGGAGAAAGAGCAGGAAGGAGAGCTACGCCATCTACGTGTACAAGGTGCTGAAGCAGGTCCACCCCGACACCGGCATCTCCTCCAAGGCCATGGGCATCATGAACTCGTTCGTCAACGACATCTTTGAGCGCATCGGCTCCGAAGCGTCTCGTCTGGCTCACTACAacaaacgctccaccatcaccTCCAGGGAGATCCAGACCGCCGTGCGCCTCCTGCTGCCCGGGGAGCTGGCCAAGCACGCCGTGTCCGAGGGAACCAAGGCCGTCACCAAGTACACCAGCTCCAAGTAG
- the LOC133448329 gene encoding histone H2A-like, with protein MSGRGKTGGKARAKAKTRSSRAGLQFPVGRVHRLLRKGNYAQRVGAGAPVYLAAVLEYLTAEILELAGNAARDNKKTRIIPRHLQLAVRNDEELNKLLGGVTIAQGGVLPNIQAVLLPKKTEKAAKAK; from the coding sequence ATGAGCGGCCGCGGAAAGACCGGAGGGAAAGCCAGAGCGAAGGCCAAGACCCGCTCCTCCCGTGCAGGACTGCAGTTCCCAGTGGGTCGTGTCCACAGACTGCTGCGTAAAGGCAACTACGCTCAGCGCGTCGGTGCCGGCGCCCCCGTCTACCTGGCGGCTGTGCTGGAGTATCTGACCGCTGAGATCCTGGAGCTGGCTGGAAACGCTGCCCGCGACAACAAGAAGACCCGCATCATCCCCCGTCACCTGCAGCTGGCTGTCCGCAACGACGAGGAGCTCAACAAGCTGCTGGGGGGGGTCACCATCGCTCAGGGCGGCGTGCTGCCCAACATCCAGGCGGTGCTGCTGCCCAAGAAGACCGAGAAGGCCGCCAAGGCCAAGTAA
- the LOC133447918 gene encoding histone H1-like, with product MAEVAPAPAPAKAAKKKVSKPKKAGPSAAELIVKAVAASKECSGVSAAAVKKALAAGGYDVDKNKARVNTAIKSLVTKGTLVQTKGTGASGSFKISKNTDTKAKAPVKKAAPKAKKPAAKKPAAAKKAKSAAAKKPAAAKKSPKKVKKPAALKKTAKSPKKVAKSPKKVAKSPKKVAKSPKKVLKKAPKANKSPAKKVAKPKAKKAAPKKK from the exons ATGGCAGAAGTAGCTCCAGCTCCGGCTCCGGCCAAAGCCGCCAAGAAGAAGGTGTCCAAGCCGAAGAAGGCCGGCCCCAGCGCGGCAGAGCTCATCGTGAAGGCCGTGGCCGCGTCCAAGGAGTGCAGCGGCGTGTCCGCCGCCGCCGTCAAGAAAGCTCTGGCCGCCGGAGGATACGACGTGGACAAGAACAAAGCCCGCGTCAACACCGCCATCAAGAGCCTGGTGACCAAGGGGACCCTGGTCCAGACCAAGGGGACCGGGGCCTCCGGCTCCTTCAAGATCAGCAAGAACACTGACACGAAGGCCAAAGCTCCCGTGAAGAAAGCAGCTCCTAAAGCCAAGAAGCCCGCCGCCAAGAAACCCGCAGCAGCGAAGAAGGCGAAGAGCGCAGCAGCCAAGAAACCAGCAGCGGCCAAGAAGAGCCCCAAGAAGGTGAAGAAGCCCGCAGCGCTCAAGAAGACGGCCAAGAGCCCCAAGAAGGTCGCCAAGAGCCCCAAGAAGGTCGCCAAGAGCCCCAAGAAG GTCGCCAAGAGCCCCAAGAAGGTGCTGAAGAAGGCCCCCAAAGCCAACAAGTCCCCCGCCAAGAAGGTGGCCAAGCCCAAAGCCAAGAAGGCAGCACCCAAGAAGAAGTGA
- the LOC133448550 gene encoding histone H4, with the protein MSGRGKGGKGLGKGGAKRHRKVLRDNIQGITKPAIRRLARRGGVKRISGLIYEETRGVLKVFLENVIRDAVTYTEHAKRKTVTAMDVVYALKRQGRTLYGFGG; encoded by the coding sequence ATGAGCGGacgaggaaaaggaggaaagggtCTCGGTAAAGGAGGCGCTAAGCGTCACCGTAAAGTCCTCCGTGACAACATCCAGGGAATCACCAAACCCGCCATCCGCCGTCTGGCTCGCCGCGGGGGGGTGAAGCGTATCTCCGGTCTGATCTACGAGGAGACCCGCGGTGTGCTGAAGGTCTTCCTGGAGAACGTGATCCGTGATGCCGTCACCTACACCGAGCACGCAAAGAGGAAGACGGTGACCGCCATGGATGTGGTGTACGCGCTCAAGAGACAGGGACGCACCCTGTACGGATTCGGGGGTTAA
- the LOC133448381 gene encoding histone H2B-like yields the protein MPEPAKSAPKKGSKKAVTKTAGKGGKKRRKSRKESYAIYVYKVLKQVHPDTGISSKAMGIMNSFVNDIFERIASEASRLAHYNKRSTITSREIQTAVRLLLPGELAKHAVSEGTKAVTKYTSSK from the coding sequence ATGCCTGAACCCGCCAAGTCCGCGCCCAAGAAGGGCTCCAAGAAAGCCGTGACCAAGACCGCCGGGAAAGGCGGCAAGAAGAGGAGAAAGAGCAGGAAGGAGAGCTACGCCATCTACGTGTACAAGGTGCTGAAGCAGGTCCACCCCGACACCGGCATCTCCTCCAAGGCCATGGGCATCATGAACTCGTTCGTCAACGACATCTTTGAGCGCATCGCCTCCGAAGCGTCTCGTCTGGCTCACTACAacaaacgctccaccatcaccTCCAGGGAGATCCAGACCGCCGTGCGCCTCCTGCTGCCCGGGGAGCTGGCCAAGCACGCCGTGTCCGAGGGAACCAAGGCCGTCACCAAGTACACCAGCTCCAAGTAG
- the LOC133448467 gene encoding histone H2B-like codes for MPEPAKSAPKKGSKKAVTKTAGKGGKKRRKSRKESYAIYVYKVLKQVHPDTGISSKAMGIMNSFVNDIFERIGSEASRLAHYNKRSTITSREIQTAVRLLLPGELAKHAVSEGTKAVTKYTSSK; via the coding sequence ATGCCTGAACCCGCCAAGTCCGCGCCCAAGAAGGGCTCCAAGAAAGCCGTGACCAAGACCGCCGGGAAAGGCGGCAAGAAGAGGAGAAAGAGCAGGAAGGAGAGCTACGCCATCTACGTGTACAAGGTGCTGAAGCAGGTCCACCCCGACACCGGCATCTCCTCCAAGGCCATGGGCATCATGAACTCGTTCGTCAACGACATCTTTGAGCGCATCGGCTCCGAAGCGTCTCGTCTGGCTCACTACAacaaacgctccaccatcaccTCCAGGGAGATCCAGACCGCCGTGCGCCTCCTGCTGCCCGGGGAGCTGGCCAAGCACGCCGTGTCCGAGGGAACCAAGGCCGTCACCAAGTACACCAGCTCCAAGTAG
- the LOC133448475 gene encoding histone H2B-like — protein MPEPAKSAPKKGSKKAVTKTAGKGGKKRRKSRKESYAIYVYKVLKQVHPDTGISSKAMGIMNSFVNDIFERIGSEASRLAHYNKRSTITSREIQTAVRLLLPGELAKHAVSEGTKAVTKYTSSK, from the coding sequence ATGCCTGAACCCGCCAAGTCCGCGCCCAAGAAGGGCTCCAAGAAAGCCGTGACCAAGACCGCCGGGAAAGGCGGCAAGAAGAGGAGAAAGAGCAGGAAGGAGAGCTACGCCATCTACGTGTACAAGGTGCTGAAGCAGGTCCACCCCGACACCGGCATCTCCTCCAAGGCCATGGGCATCATGAACTCGTTCGTCAACGACATCTTTGAGCGTATCGGCTCCGAAGCGTCTCGTCTGGCCCACTACAacaaacgctccaccatcaccTCCAGGGAGATCCAGACCGCCGTGCGCCTCCTGCTGCCCGGGGAGCTGGCCAAGCACGCCGTGTCCGAGGGAACCAAGGCCGTCACCAAGTACACCAGCTCCAAGTAG
- the LOC133448570 gene encoding LOW QUALITY PROTEIN: histone H4-like (The sequence of the model RefSeq protein was modified relative to this genomic sequence to represent the inferred CDS: deleted 1 base in 1 codon) — translation MSGRGKGGKGLGKGGAKRHRKVLRDNIQGITKPAIRRLARRGGVKRISGLIYEETRGVLKVFLENVIRDAVTYTEHAKRKTVTAMDVVYALKRQGRTLYGFGG, via the exons ATGAGCGGacgaggaaaaggaggaaagggtCTCGGTAAAGGAGGCGCTAAGCGTCACCGTAAAGTCCTCCGTGACAACATCCAGGGAATCACCAAACCCGCCATCCGCCGTCTGGCTCGCCGC GGGGGGGTGAAGCGTATCTCCGGTCTGATCTACGAGGAGACCCGCGGTGTGCTGAAGGTCTTCCTGGAGAACGTGATCCGTGATGCCGTCACCTACACCGAGCACGCAAAGAGGAAGACGGTGACCGCCATGGATGTGGTGTACGCGCTCAAGAGACAGGGACGCACCCTGTACGGATTCGGGGGTTAA